One Rosa chinensis cultivar Old Blush chromosome 5, RchiOBHm-V2, whole genome shotgun sequence genomic region harbors:
- the LOC112202413 gene encoding tubby-like F-box protein 7, with protein MSLRKSFLSRKFSKSFREFNGSQARGGGGDRRVVHDSAELDRVSDSVESTASSWSTLLPELLGEIIQRVEDSEDKWPHRQNVVACACVCKRWRDITKEIVRTPSANGRITFPSCLKQPGPSDFPHQCLIKRNKKTSTFYLYLALTPSFTDKGKFLLAARRYRRGSHTEYIISLDAEDISQGSNAYVGKLSSDFLGTNFTIYDSQPPHSGAKPASRRSSRRFASKQISPQVPAGNFEVGQVSYRFNLLKSRGPRRMICPLNCPASGGSGNSEMKKPDYGSGHNTVLRNKAPRWHDQLQCWCLNFHGRVTVASVKNFQLVVALDPKGDDETVLQFGKVGDDTFTMDFRHPLSAFQAFAICLTSFGTKLACE; from the exons ATGTCTCTGAGGAAATCTTTTCTCTCTCGGAAATTCTCCAAATCCTTCCGAGAATTCAACGGCAGCCAGGCccgcggcggcggcggcgaccGGCGAGTCGTGCACGACTCGGCCGAGTTGGACCGGGTCTCGGATAGTGTGGAGTCGACGGCGTCGTCGTGGTCGACTTTGCTGCCGGAGCTCCTGGGCGAGATCATACAGCGAGTGGAGGACAGCGAGGACAAGTGGCCTCACCGCCAAAACGTCGTCGCCTGCGCCTGTGTCTGCAAGCGGTGGAGGGATATTACCAAGGAGATCGTGAGAACGCCTTCCGCCAATGGCAGAATTACCTTCCCTTCTTGCCTTAAGCAG CCAGGACCATCTGATTTCCCGCATCAATGTCTAATAAAACGAAACAAGAAGACCTCAACGTTTTACCTTTATCTTGCTCTTACCCCAT CATTCACGGATAAGGGAAAGTTTCTGTTAGCAGCACGGAGATACAGGCGTGGGTCACACACTGAGTACATAATATCACTTGATGCTGAAGACATCTCTCAAGGAAGCAATGCCTATGTGGGAAAATTAAG CTCGGATTTTCTGGGTACGAATTTTACAATTTATGATAGTCAGCCACCACATAGTGGTGCAAAGCCTGCAAGCAGAAGGTCCAGCCGCCGTTTTGCAAGCAAGCAAATAAGTCCCCAAGTTCCAGCAGGCAACTTTGAAGTTGGACAGGTGTCTTACAGATTCAACCTTCTAAAATCTAGAGGTCCAAGGAGGATGATTTGCCCACTAAATTGCCCAGCCTCAGGTGGAAGTGGAAACTCTGAGATGAAGAAACCAGATTATGGCAGTGGTCATAACACAGTCTTGAGGAATAAAGCTCCAAGATGGCATGATCAGTTACAGTGCTGGTGTTTGAATTTCCATGGTCGGGTCACAGTAGCATCAGTGAAGAACTTTCAGTTGGTTGTAGCATTGGATCCGAAAGGAGATGACGAAACGGTTCTCCAGTTTGGCAAAGTGGGTGATGATACATTTACCATGGATTTTAGGCACCCCTTGTCAGCTTTTCAGGCTTTTGCTATCTGCCTTACTAGCTTTGGCACGAAACTGGCGTGTGAGTGA
- the LOC112202412 gene encoding uncharacterized protein LOC112202412 isoform X2, whose protein sequence is MDPYYEQRLRDEVIYLHSLWHQGPPNRRNPIPIPNSTIRATPIGRKPQLPYPIAAQEGPTTKRKARTEIELPSSNKKPSQPDPRWECPGPASNDDSTSEWPSSGWPVTSAKLNLAPASAEEQLRHHALRLHNRALEACGGFFKGNAGSGSGSESEEEEEDCKVGDEENEEYKFLLNLFVEESGLRSYYEGNWDSGEFHCLVCGGLGKTKKIKGCVGLVHHAVSISKTKKKRAHRAFAQVVCRVLGWDFDRLPIVVLKGERLSFYLAKPGDERGEIEVNAGASEAVSGAVKDNVGDERDGNAESGEKEASNGDLIICQKSLKDDDANQCKETLNKGISEIKEEKEEAMNTRSEPELNVDQLDSALKDNVAAETDAPAESSEKEAFDDHQCNGKEPIICQSSLKDDGTEKSRESLDEGKTVLIKEAIGEEAKDALGEPEVRAGSCEGVFCVVKDNVAAENDANAELGVKEVFDDHQINSENKMICQVVLFQNLLKDDGTTENTEALNKGISEVEANKEDGVDKVEVPENGDDYKHDSVVSKETLDTISGYTGEIGSKVELEVALGDGTPMACELQAEPEKNVDGPNDDLNVFLENLEPL, encoded by the exons ATGGATCCCTATTATGAACAAAGACTCAGAGACGAAGTCATTTACCTCCACTCTCTCTGGCACCAAGGTCCCCCTAATCGCCGAAACCCCATTCCCATTCCCAATTCCACAATCCGAGCCACCCCAATTGGCAGAAAACCCCAATTGCCGTACCCGATCGCCGCCCAAGAAGGCCCCACCACCAAGAGGAAGGCAAGAACCGAAATTGAATTGCCCAGCAGCAACAAGAAGCCCTCGCAACCCGACCCGCGTTGGGAATGCCCGGGTCCGGCCTCGAACGATGACTCAACCTCTGAGTGGCCATCATCTGGGTGGCCAGTGACTTCAGCCAAGCTCAATTTGGCTCCGGCGTCGGCGGAAGAGCAGTTGAGGCACCACGCACTTCGGTTACACAACCGGGCCTTGGAGGCCTGCGGCGGATTCTTTAAGGGCAATGCCGGGTCGGGTAGTGGGTCCGAgagtgaggaggaagaagaggattGCAAGGTTGGAGATGAGGAGAATGAGGAGTACAAGTTTTTGTTGAATTTGTTTGTGGAGGAGAGTGGGTTGAGGAGTTATTACGAGGGGAATTGGGATAGTGGTGAGTTCCATTGCTTGGTGTGTGGTGGGTTGGGGAAGACGAAAAAGATCAAGGGTTGTGTCGGGCTTGTTCACCACGCGGTTTCGATAAgcaagacgaagaagaagagagctcATAGGGCTTTTGCTCAGGTTGTGTGTAGGGTTTTAGGGTGGGATTTTGACCGGCTGCCCATTGTTGTGCTCAAAGGCGAAAGGCTCAGTTTTTATTTGGCGAAACCGGGCGATGAACGG GGTGAGATTGAGGTAAATGCTGGTGCTAGTGAGGCTGTTTCGGGTGCTGTTAAAGACAATGTGGGAGATGAAAGGGATGGTAATGCAGAGTCAGGTGAAAAGGAAGCATCTAATGGAGACCTAATTATTTGTCAG AAATCTTTGAAAGATGATGATGCAAATCAATGCAAAGAAACCCTTAATAAGGGGATATCAGAAatcaaagaagagaaagaagaggcaATGAATACGCGG AGTGAGCCTGAGTTAAATGTTGACCAGTTGGATAGTGCACTGAAAGACAATGTGGCAGCTGAAACTGATGCTCCTGCTGAATCTAGTGAAAAGGAGGCATTTGATGATCATCAGTGCAATGGTAAAGAACCAATCATCTGTCAG AGCTCTTTGAAAGATGATGGTACAGAGAAAAGCAGAGAAAGCCTTGATGAGGGAAAGACAGTATTAATAAAGGAAGCAATTGGAGAAGAAGCAAAGGATGCATTG GGTGAGCCTGAGGTACGTGCTGGTTCTTGTGAGGGTGTTTTTTGTGTTGTTAAAGACAATGTGGCAGCCGAAAATGATGCCAATGCTGAATTGGGTGTAAAAGAGGTATTCGATGATCATCAGATTAACAGTGAAAATAAAATGATTTGTCAG GTTGTATTGTTTCAGAACTTGTTGAAAGATGATGGTACAACAGAAAACACAGAAGCCCTCAACAAGGGAATATCAGAAGTCGAAGCAAACAAAGAAGATGGAGTGGATAAA GTTGAAGTTCCGGAAAATGGTGATGATTACAAGCATGATTCAGTTGTTTCCAAAGAAACATTGGATACTATCAGTGGATATACTGGTGAAATAGGGTCAAAGGTGGAACTTGAGGTAGCCTTAGGTGATGGAACACCAATGGCATGTGAGTTGCAG GCTGAACCTGAGAAAAATGTGGATGGTCCCAATGATGATTTAAATGTCTTTTTGGAGAATTTAGAACCCCTGTAA
- the LOC112202412 gene encoding uncharacterized protein LOC112202412 isoform X1, translating to MDPYYEQRLRDEVIYLHSLWHQGPPNRRNPIPIPNSTIRATPIGRKPQLPYPIAAQEGPTTKRKARTEIELPSSNKKPSQPDPRWECPGPASNDDSTSEWPSSGWPVTSAKLNLAPASAEEQLRHHALRLHNRALEACGGFFKGNAGSGSGSESEEEEEDCKVGDEENEEYKFLLNLFVEESGLRSYYEGNWDSGEFHCLVCGGLGKTKKIKGCVGLVHHAVSISKTKKKRAHRAFAQVVCRVLGWDFDRLPIVVLKGERLSFYLAKPGDERGEIEVNAGASEAVSGAVKDNVGDERDGNAESGEKEASNGDLIICQKSLKDDDANQCKETLNKGISEIKEEKEEAMNTRSEPELNVDQLDSALKDNVAAETDAPAESSEKEAFDDHQCNGKEPIICQSSLKDDGTEKSRESLDEGKTVLIKEAIGEEAKDALGEPEVRAGSCEGVFCVVKDNVAAENDANAELGVKEVFDDHQINSENKMICQVVLFQNLLKDDGTTENTEALNKGISEVEANKEDGVDKVVEVPENGDDYKHDSVVSKETLDTISGYTGEIGSKVELEVALGDGTPMACELQAEPEKNVDGPNDDLNVFLENLEPL from the exons ATGGATCCCTATTATGAACAAAGACTCAGAGACGAAGTCATTTACCTCCACTCTCTCTGGCACCAAGGTCCCCCTAATCGCCGAAACCCCATTCCCATTCCCAATTCCACAATCCGAGCCACCCCAATTGGCAGAAAACCCCAATTGCCGTACCCGATCGCCGCCCAAGAAGGCCCCACCACCAAGAGGAAGGCAAGAACCGAAATTGAATTGCCCAGCAGCAACAAGAAGCCCTCGCAACCCGACCCGCGTTGGGAATGCCCGGGTCCGGCCTCGAACGATGACTCAACCTCTGAGTGGCCATCATCTGGGTGGCCAGTGACTTCAGCCAAGCTCAATTTGGCTCCGGCGTCGGCGGAAGAGCAGTTGAGGCACCACGCACTTCGGTTACACAACCGGGCCTTGGAGGCCTGCGGCGGATTCTTTAAGGGCAATGCCGGGTCGGGTAGTGGGTCCGAgagtgaggaggaagaagaggattGCAAGGTTGGAGATGAGGAGAATGAGGAGTACAAGTTTTTGTTGAATTTGTTTGTGGAGGAGAGTGGGTTGAGGAGTTATTACGAGGGGAATTGGGATAGTGGTGAGTTCCATTGCTTGGTGTGTGGTGGGTTGGGGAAGACGAAAAAGATCAAGGGTTGTGTCGGGCTTGTTCACCACGCGGTTTCGATAAgcaagacgaagaagaagagagctcATAGGGCTTTTGCTCAGGTTGTGTGTAGGGTTTTAGGGTGGGATTTTGACCGGCTGCCCATTGTTGTGCTCAAAGGCGAAAGGCTCAGTTTTTATTTGGCGAAACCGGGCGATGAACGG GGTGAGATTGAGGTAAATGCTGGTGCTAGTGAGGCTGTTTCGGGTGCTGTTAAAGACAATGTGGGAGATGAAAGGGATGGTAATGCAGAGTCAGGTGAAAAGGAAGCATCTAATGGAGACCTAATTATTTGTCAG AAATCTTTGAAAGATGATGATGCAAATCAATGCAAAGAAACCCTTAATAAGGGGATATCAGAAatcaaagaagagaaagaagaggcaATGAATACGCGG AGTGAGCCTGAGTTAAATGTTGACCAGTTGGATAGTGCACTGAAAGACAATGTGGCAGCTGAAACTGATGCTCCTGCTGAATCTAGTGAAAAGGAGGCATTTGATGATCATCAGTGCAATGGTAAAGAACCAATCATCTGTCAG AGCTCTTTGAAAGATGATGGTACAGAGAAAAGCAGAGAAAGCCTTGATGAGGGAAAGACAGTATTAATAAAGGAAGCAATTGGAGAAGAAGCAAAGGATGCATTG GGTGAGCCTGAGGTACGTGCTGGTTCTTGTGAGGGTGTTTTTTGTGTTGTTAAAGACAATGTGGCAGCCGAAAATGATGCCAATGCTGAATTGGGTGTAAAAGAGGTATTCGATGATCATCAGATTAACAGTGAAAATAAAATGATTTGTCAG GTTGTATTGTTTCAGAACTTGTTGAAAGATGATGGTACAACAGAAAACACAGAAGCCCTCAACAAGGGAATATCAGAAGTCGAAGCAAACAAAGAAGATGGAGTGGATAAAGTG GTTGAAGTTCCGGAAAATGGTGATGATTACAAGCATGATTCAGTTGTTTCCAAAGAAACATTGGATACTATCAGTGGATATACTGGTGAAATAGGGTCAAAGGTGGAACTTGAGGTAGCCTTAGGTGATGGAACACCAATGGCATGTGAGTTGCAG GCTGAACCTGAGAAAAATGTGGATGGTCCCAATGATGATTTAAATGTCTTTTTGGAGAATTTAGAACCCCTGTAA
- the LOC112202412 gene encoding uncharacterized protein LOC112202412 isoform X4 — protein sequence MDPYYEQRLRDEVIYLHSLWHQGPPNRRNPIPIPNSTIRATPIGRKPQLPYPIAAQEGPTTKRKARTEIELPSSNKKPSQPDPRWECPGPASNDDSTSEWPSSGWPVTSAKLNLAPASAEEQLRHHALRLHNRALEACGGFFKGNAGSGSGSESEEEEEDCKVGDEENEEYKFLLNLFVEESGLRSYYEGNWDSGEFHCLVCGGLGKTKKIKGCVGLVHHAVSISKTKKKRAHRAFAQVVCRVLGWDFDRLPIVVLKGERLSFYLAKPGDERGEIEVNAGASEAVSGAVKDNVGDERDGNAESGEKEASNGDLIICQKSLKDDDANQCKETLNKGISEIKEEKEEAMNTRSEPELNVDQLDSALKDNVAAETDAPAESSEKEAFDDHQCNGKEPIICQSSLKDDGTEKSRESLDEGKTVLIKEAIGEEAKDALGEPEVRAGSCEGVFCVVKDNVAAENDANAELGVKEVFDDHQINSENKMICQNLLKDDGTTENTEALNKGISEVEANKEDGVDKVEVPENGDDYKHDSVVSKETLDTISGYTGEIGSKVELEVALGDGTPMACELQAEPEKNVDGPNDDLNVFLENLEPL from the exons ATGGATCCCTATTATGAACAAAGACTCAGAGACGAAGTCATTTACCTCCACTCTCTCTGGCACCAAGGTCCCCCTAATCGCCGAAACCCCATTCCCATTCCCAATTCCACAATCCGAGCCACCCCAATTGGCAGAAAACCCCAATTGCCGTACCCGATCGCCGCCCAAGAAGGCCCCACCACCAAGAGGAAGGCAAGAACCGAAATTGAATTGCCCAGCAGCAACAAGAAGCCCTCGCAACCCGACCCGCGTTGGGAATGCCCGGGTCCGGCCTCGAACGATGACTCAACCTCTGAGTGGCCATCATCTGGGTGGCCAGTGACTTCAGCCAAGCTCAATTTGGCTCCGGCGTCGGCGGAAGAGCAGTTGAGGCACCACGCACTTCGGTTACACAACCGGGCCTTGGAGGCCTGCGGCGGATTCTTTAAGGGCAATGCCGGGTCGGGTAGTGGGTCCGAgagtgaggaggaagaagaggattGCAAGGTTGGAGATGAGGAGAATGAGGAGTACAAGTTTTTGTTGAATTTGTTTGTGGAGGAGAGTGGGTTGAGGAGTTATTACGAGGGGAATTGGGATAGTGGTGAGTTCCATTGCTTGGTGTGTGGTGGGTTGGGGAAGACGAAAAAGATCAAGGGTTGTGTCGGGCTTGTTCACCACGCGGTTTCGATAAgcaagacgaagaagaagagagctcATAGGGCTTTTGCTCAGGTTGTGTGTAGGGTTTTAGGGTGGGATTTTGACCGGCTGCCCATTGTTGTGCTCAAAGGCGAAAGGCTCAGTTTTTATTTGGCGAAACCGGGCGATGAACGG GGTGAGATTGAGGTAAATGCTGGTGCTAGTGAGGCTGTTTCGGGTGCTGTTAAAGACAATGTGGGAGATGAAAGGGATGGTAATGCAGAGTCAGGTGAAAAGGAAGCATCTAATGGAGACCTAATTATTTGTCAG AAATCTTTGAAAGATGATGATGCAAATCAATGCAAAGAAACCCTTAATAAGGGGATATCAGAAatcaaagaagagaaagaagaggcaATGAATACGCGG AGTGAGCCTGAGTTAAATGTTGACCAGTTGGATAGTGCACTGAAAGACAATGTGGCAGCTGAAACTGATGCTCCTGCTGAATCTAGTGAAAAGGAGGCATTTGATGATCATCAGTGCAATGGTAAAGAACCAATCATCTGTCAG AGCTCTTTGAAAGATGATGGTACAGAGAAAAGCAGAGAAAGCCTTGATGAGGGAAAGACAGTATTAATAAAGGAAGCAATTGGAGAAGAAGCAAAGGATGCATTG GGTGAGCCTGAGGTACGTGCTGGTTCTTGTGAGGGTGTTTTTTGTGTTGTTAAAGACAATGTGGCAGCCGAAAATGATGCCAATGCTGAATTGGGTGTAAAAGAGGTATTCGATGATCATCAGATTAACAGTGAAAATAAAATGATTTGTCAG AACTTGTTGAAAGATGATGGTACAACAGAAAACACAGAAGCCCTCAACAAGGGAATATCAGAAGTCGAAGCAAACAAAGAAGATGGAGTGGATAAA GTTGAAGTTCCGGAAAATGGTGATGATTACAAGCATGATTCAGTTGTTTCCAAAGAAACATTGGATACTATCAGTGGATATACTGGTGAAATAGGGTCAAAGGTGGAACTTGAGGTAGCCTTAGGTGATGGAACACCAATGGCATGTGAGTTGCAG GCTGAACCTGAGAAAAATGTGGATGGTCCCAATGATGATTTAAATGTCTTTTTGGAGAATTTAGAACCCCTGTAA
- the LOC112202412 gene encoding uncharacterized protein LOC112202412 isoform X3, whose amino-acid sequence MDPYYEQRLRDEVIYLHSLWHQGPPNRRNPIPIPNSTIRATPIGRKPQLPYPIAAQEGPTTKRKARTEIELPSSNKKPSQPDPRWECPGPASNDDSTSEWPSSGWPVTSAKLNLAPASAEEQLRHHALRLHNRALEACGGFFKGNAGSGSGSESEEEEEDCKVGDEENEEYKFLLNLFVEESGLRSYYEGNWDSGEFHCLVCGGLGKTKKIKGCVGLVHHAVSISKTKKKRAHRAFAQVVCRVLGWDFDRLPIVVLKGERLSFYLAKPGDERGEIEVNAGASEAVSGAVKDNVGDERDGNAESGEKEASNGDLIICQKSLKDDDANQCKETLNKGISEIKEEKEEAMNTRSEPELNVDQLDSALKDNVAAETDAPAESSEKEAFDDHQCNGKEPIICQSSLKDDGTEKSRESLDEGKTVLIKEAIGEEAKDALGEPEVRAGSCEGVFCVVKDNVAAENDANAELGVKEVFDDHQINSENKMICQNLLKDDGTTENTEALNKGISEVEANKEDGVDKVVEVPENGDDYKHDSVVSKETLDTISGYTGEIGSKVELEVALGDGTPMACELQAEPEKNVDGPNDDLNVFLENLEPL is encoded by the exons ATGGATCCCTATTATGAACAAAGACTCAGAGACGAAGTCATTTACCTCCACTCTCTCTGGCACCAAGGTCCCCCTAATCGCCGAAACCCCATTCCCATTCCCAATTCCACAATCCGAGCCACCCCAATTGGCAGAAAACCCCAATTGCCGTACCCGATCGCCGCCCAAGAAGGCCCCACCACCAAGAGGAAGGCAAGAACCGAAATTGAATTGCCCAGCAGCAACAAGAAGCCCTCGCAACCCGACCCGCGTTGGGAATGCCCGGGTCCGGCCTCGAACGATGACTCAACCTCTGAGTGGCCATCATCTGGGTGGCCAGTGACTTCAGCCAAGCTCAATTTGGCTCCGGCGTCGGCGGAAGAGCAGTTGAGGCACCACGCACTTCGGTTACACAACCGGGCCTTGGAGGCCTGCGGCGGATTCTTTAAGGGCAATGCCGGGTCGGGTAGTGGGTCCGAgagtgaggaggaagaagaggattGCAAGGTTGGAGATGAGGAGAATGAGGAGTACAAGTTTTTGTTGAATTTGTTTGTGGAGGAGAGTGGGTTGAGGAGTTATTACGAGGGGAATTGGGATAGTGGTGAGTTCCATTGCTTGGTGTGTGGTGGGTTGGGGAAGACGAAAAAGATCAAGGGTTGTGTCGGGCTTGTTCACCACGCGGTTTCGATAAgcaagacgaagaagaagagagctcATAGGGCTTTTGCTCAGGTTGTGTGTAGGGTTTTAGGGTGGGATTTTGACCGGCTGCCCATTGTTGTGCTCAAAGGCGAAAGGCTCAGTTTTTATTTGGCGAAACCGGGCGATGAACGG GGTGAGATTGAGGTAAATGCTGGTGCTAGTGAGGCTGTTTCGGGTGCTGTTAAAGACAATGTGGGAGATGAAAGGGATGGTAATGCAGAGTCAGGTGAAAAGGAAGCATCTAATGGAGACCTAATTATTTGTCAG AAATCTTTGAAAGATGATGATGCAAATCAATGCAAAGAAACCCTTAATAAGGGGATATCAGAAatcaaagaagagaaagaagaggcaATGAATACGCGG AGTGAGCCTGAGTTAAATGTTGACCAGTTGGATAGTGCACTGAAAGACAATGTGGCAGCTGAAACTGATGCTCCTGCTGAATCTAGTGAAAAGGAGGCATTTGATGATCATCAGTGCAATGGTAAAGAACCAATCATCTGTCAG AGCTCTTTGAAAGATGATGGTACAGAGAAAAGCAGAGAAAGCCTTGATGAGGGAAAGACAGTATTAATAAAGGAAGCAATTGGAGAAGAAGCAAAGGATGCATTG GGTGAGCCTGAGGTACGTGCTGGTTCTTGTGAGGGTGTTTTTTGTGTTGTTAAAGACAATGTGGCAGCCGAAAATGATGCCAATGCTGAATTGGGTGTAAAAGAGGTATTCGATGATCATCAGATTAACAGTGAAAATAAAATGATTTGTCAG AACTTGTTGAAAGATGATGGTACAACAGAAAACACAGAAGCCCTCAACAAGGGAATATCAGAAGTCGAAGCAAACAAAGAAGATGGAGTGGATAAAGTG GTTGAAGTTCCGGAAAATGGTGATGATTACAAGCATGATTCAGTTGTTTCCAAAGAAACATTGGATACTATCAGTGGATATACTGGTGAAATAGGGTCAAAGGTGGAACTTGAGGTAGCCTTAGGTGATGGAACACCAATGGCATGTGAGTTGCAG GCTGAACCTGAGAAAAATGTGGATGGTCCCAATGATGATTTAAATGTCTTTTTGGAGAATTTAGAACCCCTGTAA